From the genome of Bradyrhizobium elkanii USDA 76, one region includes:
- a CDS encoding DUF1489 family protein: MPLHLIKLAVGCDSVKELKGWVAERMATAKKKGLPLRHVHITRMTPKREEEVLAGGSLYWVIRGEIAAREKIIAIEPFRDKDGIGRCRLVMQPKVIAVSPRPMRPFQGWRYLTADSAPADLTKSSAASVASMPEPMRRELRDLGLL, translated from the coding sequence ATGCCGCTTCATCTCATCAAGCTCGCCGTCGGTTGTGACTCCGTCAAGGAACTCAAGGGCTGGGTTGCCGAACGGATGGCGACCGCGAAGAAAAAGGGCCTGCCGCTCCGTCACGTCCACATCACGCGGATGACGCCGAAGCGCGAGGAGGAGGTCCTTGCCGGCGGTTCGCTCTATTGGGTGATCCGCGGCGAGATCGCCGCGCGCGAGAAGATCATCGCCATCGAGCCGTTCCGCGACAAGGACGGCATCGGCCGCTGCCGGCTGGTGATGCAGCCCAAGGTGATCGCGGTCTCGCCGCGGCCGATGCGGCCGTTCCAGGGCTGGCGCTACCTGACCGCGGACTCCGCGCCGGCCGATCTCACCAAGTCGAGCGCGGCCAGCGTGGCATCGATGCCCGAGCCGATGCGTCGCGAGTTGCGCGACCTCGGCTTGCTCTGA
- the panC gene encoding pantoate--beta-alanine ligase, translating into MPRNPTVVRTVPALRRAVDALRAKKATVALVPTMGALHDGHVSLVRLAKRRAKRVVVSIFVNPTQFAPTEDFGSYPRTWKEDVAKLAAEGVDLIWHPEVKAMYPDGFATRIVPEGPATAGLEDRFRPHFFGGVATVVGKLFTQVRPDLAIFGEKDFQQLRVVTQMAADLDLGVRVIGSKTVRERDGLAMSSRNVYLSPEERRAAPELHRVMKETAGRLRAGEDTATAMADGAAAITRAGFVLDYLEVRHAASLAPIGSLKDGPMRMLVAAKLGSTRLIDNIPV; encoded by the coding sequence ATGCCGAGAAATCCCACCGTCGTCCGTACCGTCCCCGCCCTTCGTCGCGCCGTCGACGCCCTGCGCGCCAAGAAGGCGACCGTCGCGCTGGTCCCAACCATGGGAGCGCTCCATGACGGCCATGTGTCGCTGGTGCGCCTCGCCAAGCGCCGCGCCAAGCGGGTCGTCGTCTCGATCTTCGTCAACCCGACCCAGTTCGCGCCGACCGAAGATTTCGGCTCCTATCCGCGCACCTGGAAGGAAGACGTCGCCAAGCTCGCCGCCGAGGGCGTCGACCTGATCTGGCATCCCGAGGTGAAGGCGATGTACCCGGACGGCTTCGCCACCAGGATCGTGCCGGAGGGGCCGGCCACTGCCGGGCTCGAGGATCGCTTCCGACCGCATTTCTTCGGCGGCGTCGCCACCGTGGTCGGCAAGCTGTTCACCCAGGTCCGGCCCGACCTCGCGATCTTCGGCGAGAAGGACTTTCAGCAGCTCCGGGTCGTCACCCAGATGGCCGCGGACCTCGACCTCGGCGTCAGGGTGATCGGATCCAAAACGGTGCGCGAGCGCGACGGTCTCGCGATGTCGTCGCGCAACGTCTACCTCTCCCCGGAGGAACGGCGCGCAGCCCCTGAGCTTCATCGGGTGATGAAGGAGACGGCCGGCCGCCTGCGCGCCGGCGAGGATACCGCGACCGCAATGGCCGACGGCGCCGCGGCGATCACCAGGGCCGGCTTCGTGCTCGATTATCTCGAAGTGCGCCACGCCGCCTCCCTGGCGCCGATCGGCTCGCTGAAGGACGGCCCGATGCGGATGCTGGTGGCGGCAAAGCTCGGCAGCACGCGCCTGATCGACAACATCCCGGTCTGA
- a CDS encoding division plane positioning ATPase MipZ, translating into MLVQARQGQSGSAHVIVLGNEKGGSGKSTTALHIAVALLKAGQRVASIDLDCRQQSFTRYISNRQAWARRTGLDLELPAHHCIKYGETMQIEENENAEFQQFMAAVSAVERAYDFIVIDTPGADSYLMRLAHSMADTLVTPINDSFLDFDVLGTVDPATYAVTGESHYAEMVRDTRRKRRQLDGASTDWIVVRNRLSMLGSRNKQLVADGLKQLSLQLGFRSVDGFAERVVYREFFPRGLTALDDIDEATLGTRPSLGHVTAREEVMSLLRELKLPLDERGRRRAANRAEWFSQVDKPLEVDDIIGS; encoded by the coding sequence ATGTTGGTGCAGGCTCGTCAGGGTCAATCCGGCTCCGCACATGTCATTGTGCTGGGCAACGAGAAGGGTGGATCGGGAAAGTCGACCACCGCCCTGCATATCGCCGTCGCGCTGCTGAAGGCCGGGCAGCGCGTCGCCAGCATCGATCTCGACTGCCGCCAGCAGAGCTTCACCCGCTACATCAGCAATCGCCAGGCCTGGGCGCGACGCACCGGGCTCGACCTCGAGCTCCCCGCACACCACTGCATCAAGTACGGCGAGACGATGCAGATCGAGGAGAACGAGAACGCGGAATTCCAGCAGTTCATGGCCGCGGTGAGCGCGGTGGAACGCGCCTATGATTTCATCGTCATCGACACCCCGGGCGCGGACAGCTACCTGATGCGGCTCGCGCATTCGATGGCCGACACTTTGGTGACGCCGATCAACGACAGCTTCCTCGATTTCGACGTGCTCGGTACCGTCGATCCCGCGACCTACGCGGTGACCGGCGAGAGCCATTATGCGGAGATGGTGCGCGACACCAGGCGCAAGCGCCGCCAGCTCGACGGCGCCTCGACCGACTGGATCGTGGTGCGCAACCGCCTGTCGATGCTCGGCTCGCGCAACAAGCAGCTGGTCGCTGACGGCTTGAAGCAGCTGTCGCTGCAGCTCGGGTTCCGTTCGGTCGACGGCTTTGCCGAGCGGGTGGTCTATCGCGAATTCTTCCCACGCGGGCTGACGGCGCTCGACGACATCGACGAGGCGACGCTCGGCACCCGCCCGAGCCTCGGCCACGTCACCGCCCGCGAGGAGGTGATGAGCCTGCTGCGCGAGCTCAAGCTGCCGCTGGACGAGCGCGGCCGCCGCCGGGCCGCCAACCGGGCCGAATGGTTCAGCCAGGTCGACAAGCCGCTGGAAGTCGACGACATCATCGGCAGCTAG
- a CDS encoding alpha/beta hydrolase, producing the protein MKRGILVLLSLSVVITAAYFTASKWAIRHETLMFKDPTRDERPVAVDVAVRFDKEMQADAGMITLPVAILNHGNTVKFTEYSFLANVFAARGYLTISIQNDLPSDGPMVTKVGELYVGRLPQYQRGITNIKFAIEEMKKRQPNADYSKLTMVGHSNGGDIAMYFAKQYPDEIKKVVTLDNLRVPFMTDGKFKILSFRSHDSQFKPDPGVVPDADECEKAGITVVNTNFQHNDMRDTGPEKAKDSIQAMLDKFLADTDSAVAPVDTRNAPPKILEPGPVSLYVPVEKPQTLTDKLKKSLSLTKTETKKDPSVTN; encoded by the coding sequence ATGAAGCGTGGAATTCTCGTTCTGCTTTCTCTCTCCGTGGTGATCACGGCGGCCTATTTCACCGCGAGCAAGTGGGCGATCCGTCACGAAACTCTCATGTTCAAGGACCCGACGCGCGATGAGCGGCCGGTCGCGGTCGACGTTGCCGTGCGCTTCGACAAGGAGATGCAGGCCGACGCTGGCATGATCACGCTGCCGGTTGCGATCCTCAATCATGGCAATACCGTCAAATTCACCGAATATTCCTTCCTCGCGAACGTGTTCGCGGCGCGCGGCTATCTGACCATCAGCATTCAGAACGACCTGCCGTCGGATGGACCGATGGTGACCAAGGTCGGCGAGCTCTATGTCGGCCGCCTGCCGCAGTACCAGCGCGGCATCACCAACATCAAGTTCGCGATCGAGGAGATGAAGAAGCGCCAGCCGAACGCGGACTACAGCAAGCTGACGATGGTCGGCCATTCCAATGGCGGCGACATCGCGATGTATTTCGCCAAGCAGTATCCGGACGAGATCAAGAAGGTGGTGACGCTGGACAATCTGCGCGTGCCGTTCATGACCGACGGCAAGTTCAAGATTCTTTCATTCCGGTCTCACGATTCGCAGTTCAAGCCGGATCCGGGTGTCGTTCCCGATGCCGACGAATGCGAGAAGGCCGGCATCACCGTCGTGAACACCAACTTCCAGCACAACGACATGCGGGACACCGGGCCCGAGAAGGCCAAGGACTCGATCCAGGCCATGCTCGATAAATTCCTGGCCGACACCGACAGCGCTGTCGCGCCGGTCGACACCAGGAATGCGCCGCCGAAGATTCTGGAGCCGGGTCCCGTCTCGCTCTACGTGCCGGTCGAGAAACCTCAGACCTTGACCGACAAGCTCAAGAAGTCGCTCTCGCTGACCAAGACCGAGACGAAGAAGGATCCATCAGTCACGAATTGA
- a CDS encoding TAXI family TRAP transporter solute-binding subunit, translating into MIAGDYAYGFWRYLSIAGALAIFLGAGAFIMATLPPRELVMATGAEGSANYELGIRYREILAKEGVRLQLQPTSGSLENLKYLRDPRSRVSVGFIQGGTTTGKEAPELESLGTIFYEPLWLFRRSEIGEGVQALRGRRLSIGAEGSGGRALALQIMQRTRIDSIVGEISGYAPQAAAEKLVAGDIDAAFIVTAWESPVVQSILNAKGIELSSAQRADAFVAIYPFLHKLVLPAGVIDLLANRPPADVVLLAPKASLVVRADLHSALQYVLLNAAAEIHSQPGIFQKAGEFPAAESIGIPLSQEAQRYYKTGRPFLQGYLPFWGATLVEKVVVVLLPLAALLFPVFKFLPQTYDWMMQLRIRRLYDEIRSIESEMNAGGRKIDVSALNAKLDLMDQRANQMQLPNVYASSLYTLRSHIDLVRTRLAAMA; encoded by the coding sequence ATGATTGCCGGAGATTATGCCTACGGATTTTGGCGCTACCTCTCGATTGCCGGGGCGCTAGCGATATTTCTGGGCGCGGGCGCGTTCATTATGGCGACGTTGCCGCCGCGCGAACTCGTGATGGCGACCGGCGCCGAGGGCAGCGCCAACTACGAACTGGGTATCCGCTATCGCGAAATCCTGGCGAAAGAAGGCGTCAGGCTGCAGCTCCAGCCGACCTCCGGCAGCCTCGAAAATCTGAAGTATCTGCGCGACCCGCGGTCGCGGGTCAGCGTTGGGTTCATCCAAGGCGGCACGACGACCGGCAAGGAAGCCCCGGAACTGGAGTCGCTCGGCACGATCTTCTACGAGCCGTTATGGCTGTTCCGCCGAAGCGAGATTGGAGAAGGCGTACAGGCGTTGCGCGGCCGACGACTTTCGATCGGTGCCGAAGGAAGCGGCGGGCGCGCCTTGGCGCTGCAAATAATGCAAAGGACCAGGATCGACTCTATCGTCGGAGAAATTTCGGGATATGCACCGCAAGCTGCGGCGGAGAAACTGGTGGCTGGCGATATCGATGCGGCGTTTATCGTGACTGCCTGGGAGTCTCCCGTCGTGCAATCCATCCTCAATGCCAAAGGCATCGAGCTTTCCAGCGCCCAGCGTGCGGATGCCTTCGTCGCGATCTATCCCTTTCTGCACAAACTGGTCCTGCCTGCCGGGGTGATCGATCTGCTGGCGAACCGCCCGCCCGCGGATGTCGTGCTGTTGGCGCCGAAGGCCAGTCTCGTCGTGAGGGCTGACCTGCATTCGGCGCTGCAATACGTTCTGCTCAATGCCGCCGCGGAAATTCATTCGCAGCCCGGCATTTTTCAGAAAGCAGGAGAATTTCCCGCAGCCGAGTCGATCGGCATTCCGCTCAGCCAGGAAGCGCAACGCTATTACAAGACCGGGCGGCCGTTCCTGCAAGGTTATCTCCCATTCTGGGGAGCGACGCTGGTGGAGAAGGTGGTCGTCGTGCTGCTCCCGCTGGCCGCCTTGCTGTTCCCGGTGTTCAAGTTCCTGCCGCAGACCTACGACTGGATGATGCAGCTCAGGATCAGGCGGCTGTACGACGAGATCAGGTCGATCGAGAGCGAGATGAATGCCGGGGGCAGGAAGATCGACGTCAGCGCATTGAACGCGAAGCTGGATCTCATGGATCAGCGCGCGAACCAGATGCAATTGCCGAATGTCTATGCGAGCAGCCTCTATACCCTGCGGAGCCACATCGATCTCGTGCGCACCCGTCTGGCCGCAATGGCTTGA
- a CDS encoding DnaJ domain-containing protein, translated as MPTLIAGVVAVVVLYSALQMFRAANPAVLARAIKIGGGVLALAVAAFTGVRGELAVAIPLGIFGAGLLGWSPFGSTGFPNLGGMFGGSRSQGQSSRVRSQYLDMTLDHGSGVLRGQIVAGPQAGRMLDEFDLSQLLAMVPSFDAESVALLESYLDRRFPAWRQDAQGDRARGQGRAASGGKMTNEEAYQILGLQPGASRDDISRAHRTLMKKLHPDQGGSTYLAARVNEAKDTLLRTHL; from the coding sequence ATGCCAACCCTGATCGCTGGCGTCGTCGCCGTTGTCGTCCTTTATTCCGCGCTGCAGATGTTTCGTGCGGCCAATCCTGCCGTGCTTGCGCGCGCGATCAAGATCGGCGGCGGGGTGCTCGCACTGGCGGTCGCGGCCTTTACCGGCGTGCGGGGCGAACTGGCAGTGGCAATTCCGCTCGGCATCTTCGGCGCCGGACTGCTCGGCTGGTCGCCGTTCGGAAGCACCGGATTTCCCAATCTCGGCGGCATGTTCGGCGGTTCGCGCAGCCAGGGACAAAGCTCGCGGGTGCGCTCGCAATATCTCGATATGACCCTCGATCACGGCAGCGGCGTGCTCAGGGGCCAGATCGTGGCCGGACCGCAGGCCGGCCGCATGCTCGATGAGTTCGACCTGTCGCAGCTATTGGCGATGGTTCCGAGCTTCGACGCCGAGAGCGTCGCGCTACTTGAAAGCTATCTGGACCGCCGCTTTCCCGCCTGGCGTCAGGACGCACAGGGCGACCGGGCACGGGGGCAGGGCCGTGCGGCGTCGGGCGGCAAAATGACGAACGAGGAGGCCTATCAGATCCTTGGCCTGCAGCCGGGAGCGTCGCGCGACGACATCAGCCGGGCTCACCGTACCCTGATGAAGAAACTCCATCCCGACCAGGGGGGCTCGACGTACCTCGCGGCCCGTGTGAACGAGGCCAAGGACACTCTGCTTCGCACGCATCTCTAA
- a CDS encoding D-alanyl-D-alanine carboxypeptidase: MLRTTLASSRALRVGVLGLVTVTTAILITSDSAEARRHRRHYARHHHSQEARESYSPQFASIIVDGNTGSVLTATSPDGLRHPASLTKIMTLYLLFERLDSGKMKLDTEMPVSEHASEQDPTKLGLRPGSTIKVEDAIKGLVTRSANDAAVVIAEAIGGSEDDFARMMTRKARALGMSRTVYRNASGLPNDEQVTTARDQSTLGRAIQDRFPRYYRYFSTSVFNFRGQSIRNHNHLLGNVEGVDGIKTGYTRASGFNLVTSMRRGNRFLVGVVLGGRSGGSRDAIMRNLLAENVGKAATTRTAAAITERNPADANVEVADADNARAPDTSPVAASEPAAAAAAIQAPRPASKPSLMAAAAAALPPLPAKPEPQAKPEPAPLTSGVIQTQPIAAIPGSAEPMKPVKVKTVQVKAGQIKLAAAGPAQSAPPITNTIPARGEVPETSNAMMARAAETSRPEMPPQPANFGTGNGILGVLPASAVHAPAAPASQAVASIEPATRSVQAAPPTSSARPSAAHTGWIIQVGALESEGEANKRIDLARSSARGLLSKADPFTEVVAKDNRKLYRARFAGLERDQAEAACKTLKRAEISCITVRN; encoded by the coding sequence ATGCTTCGAACAACCTTGGCCTCCTCGCGGGCGCTGCGAGTTGGCGTTCTTGGGCTCGTTACCGTCACGACGGCGATCCTGATCACGAGTGATAGCGCCGAGGCGCGCCGTCACCGGCGCCACTACGCCCGTCACCACCACAGCCAGGAAGCGCGCGAGAGCTACAGCCCGCAATTCGCGTCGATCATCGTCGACGGCAACACCGGGTCGGTGCTGACCGCCACCAGTCCCGACGGCCTGCGCCACCCCGCCTCGCTGACCAAGATCATGACGCTCTATCTGCTGTTCGAGCGCCTCGATTCCGGAAAGATGAAGCTCGACACCGAAATGCCGGTGTCCGAGCATGCCTCCGAGCAGGACCCGACCAAGCTCGGCCTGCGGCCCGGCTCGACCATCAAGGTCGAAGACGCCATCAAGGGCCTGGTCACCCGCTCGGCCAATGACGCCGCGGTCGTGATCGCCGAGGCGATCGGCGGCAGCGAAGACGATTTCGCCCGCATGATGACCCGCAAGGCCCGTGCGCTCGGCATGAGCCGGACCGTCTATCGCAACGCCTCCGGCCTGCCCAATGATGAGCAGGTGACGACGGCGCGCGATCAATCGACCCTCGGCCGCGCGATCCAGGACCGCTTCCCGCGCTATTACCGCTACTTCTCGACCTCGGTGTTTAACTTCCGCGGCCAATCGATCCGCAACCACAACCATCTGCTCGGCAACGTCGAGGGCGTTGACGGTATCAAGACCGGCTATACCCGCGCCTCCGGCTTCAACCTCGTGACCTCGATGCGTCGCGGCAATCGCTTCCTGGTCGGCGTGGTGCTCGGCGGCCGCAGCGGCGGCTCGCGTGACGCCATCATGCGCAACCTGCTCGCCGAGAACGTCGGGAAGGCCGCGACCACCCGCACCGCCGCCGCGATCACCGAACGCAATCCGGCCGACGCCAATGTCGAGGTCGCCGACGCGGATAATGCGCGCGCGCCGGACACTTCGCCGGTCGCGGCGTCGGAGCCCGCCGCTGCAGCTGCCGCGATCCAGGCGCCGCGCCCGGCCAGCAAGCCCTCCCTGATGGCGGCCGCGGCCGCCGCGCTGCCGCCGCTCCCGGCCAAGCCGGAGCCGCAGGCCAAGCCCGAGCCGGCGCCGCTGACCTCAGGCGTGATCCAGACCCAGCCGATCGCCGCGATCCCCGGCTCGGCTGAACCGATGAAACCGGTCAAGGTGAAGACGGTGCAGGTCAAGGCCGGCCAGATCAAGCTCGCCGCCGCCGGCCCGGCGCAGTCCGCGCCCCCGATCACCAACACGATCCCCGCGCGCGGCGAAGTCCCCGAGACCTCCAATGCGATGATGGCGCGGGCCGCCGAAACCTCGAGGCCCGAAATGCCGCCGCAGCCGGCCAATTTCGGCACCGGCAACGGCATCCTCGGCGTGCTGCCGGCCTCGGCCGTCCATGCACCCGCTGCCCCGGCATCGCAGGCCGTGGCGTCGATCGAACCCGCCACCCGCAGCGTGCAGGCCGCTCCGCCGACCAGTTCAGCAAGGCCGAGCGCCGCCCACACCGGCTGGATCATCCAGGTTGGCGCGCTGGAGTCCGAGGGCGAGGCCAACAAGCGCATCGACCTCGCGCGCAGTTCGGCCCGCGGCCTGCTCAGCAAGGCGGATCCGTTCACCGAGGTGGTCGCCAAGGACAATCGCAAGCTCTATCGCGCCCGCTTTGCCGGCCTCGAGCGCGATCAGGCCGAGGCGGCTTGCAAGACGCTGAAGCGCGCCGAGATCTCCTGCATCACCGTTCGCAACTGA
- a CDS encoding phasin family protein — protein sequence MVKIEDIQNYGKEHFESVTASANNLQSGVQAIATAYGDYAKKSFEDTKSFVEKLSGVKSLDKALEAQTEYLRSSYETFVAESQKIAGLYSDCAKQTFKPYEGLVSKFAPAAQ from the coding sequence ATGGTCAAGATCGAAGACATTCAGAACTACGGCAAAGAGCATTTCGAGTCGGTCACCGCGTCGGCCAACAACCTGCAGAGCGGCGTTCAGGCCATCGCCACCGCCTATGGCGACTATGCCAAGAAGTCCTTTGAGGACACCAAGTCGTTCGTCGAGAAGCTGTCGGGCGTGAAGTCGCTGGACAAGGCGCTCGAGGCGCAGACCGAGTACCTGCGCTCGTCCTACGAGACCTTCGTCGCGGAATCGCAGAAGATCGCCGGCCTGTACAGCGACTGCGCCAAGCAGACCTTCAAGCCCTATGAGGGCCTGGTCTCCAAGTTCGCGCCCGCCGCTCAGTAA
- a CDS encoding TadE/TadG family type IV pilus assembly protein, with translation MLGSAISDRVCAVARRFSRANNGNVAVIFTFAMLPLLAFVGAAIDYTRANNARSAMQAALDSTALMLSKDLTMGNITAAEIPSKAQTYFTALYTNKDGQGISVTANYTTPTSSAAANILLGGSGYIKSDFMQLAGFPTLGFKSSTTTTWGNVKMRVALALDNTGSMAQDGKITALRNAVAGTGGLIDQLSALSKNNGDVYISVIPFAKVVNVGTSNVGQSWIDWTDWLNPPTTQPANGTMQASLPMNWHAVGPGARCPWTNSNGGFTCTKNPTSTSNTNYIPSSGSYSGYICPSVDANSHTRYNGCWVSTAAGTGVFCSGSNSCACPTDSTGNAVSGCSCKTTSGVYQCTGKLYTHDWTQPGPNDTVDNTSQPRVSAVVGWTNNQWTSTSQTPTVKNDWRQASTNPIGNWTGCITDRTQPNDATGVLPASSDVTTLFPANEYYENSTFYCSSSASTSLEPIIPLSYNWSALKTAVNAMQPTGGTNQAVGLAWAWQSLLVGGPLNTPSEDTNTTYNRVIILLSDGLNTEDRWPEYGDGSSQASGNPIDARQALMCQNLQNAKDSNGAPLYTIYTIQVNTSSPADPTSTVLKNCASTPDKFFMLTSSTQILTTFNTIGTALSKLRLAK, from the coding sequence ATGCTTGGTTCAGCCATTTCCGATCGCGTCTGCGCGGTTGCTCGCCGGTTTTCCAGGGCAAATAACGGCAATGTCGCGGTGATCTTCACCTTCGCAATGCTGCCGCTCCTCGCTTTCGTGGGAGCTGCGATCGACTATACCCGCGCCAACAACGCCCGCTCCGCGATGCAGGCGGCGCTCGATTCGACCGCGCTGATGCTGTCCAAGGATCTGACCATGGGCAACATCACGGCTGCGGAGATCCCGAGCAAGGCGCAGACCTACTTCACCGCGCTTTACACCAACAAGGACGGCCAGGGCATTTCCGTCACGGCCAACTACACCACCCCGACCTCGAGCGCGGCGGCCAACATCCTGCTGGGCGGATCCGGCTACATCAAATCCGATTTCATGCAGCTGGCCGGTTTTCCGACGCTGGGTTTCAAGAGCTCGACGACCACCACCTGGGGCAACGTCAAGATGCGCGTCGCCCTCGCCCTCGACAACACGGGATCGATGGCGCAGGACGGCAAGATCACCGCGCTGCGCAACGCCGTGGCCGGAACCGGCGGACTGATCGACCAGCTCAGCGCGCTGAGCAAGAACAATGGTGACGTCTATATCTCCGTCATTCCGTTCGCCAAGGTCGTCAATGTCGGCACCAGCAATGTCGGCCAGAGCTGGATCGACTGGACCGACTGGCTCAATCCTCCGACCACGCAGCCCGCCAACGGCACCATGCAGGCGAGCCTGCCGATGAACTGGCACGCGGTCGGACCCGGTGCGCGATGCCCCTGGACCAACAGCAATGGCGGCTTCACCTGCACGAAGAACCCGACCAGCACGTCCAACACGAACTACATCCCCTCGAGCGGGAGTTATTCCGGCTACATTTGCCCCAGCGTCGATGCGAACTCGCACACGCGCTACAATGGCTGCTGGGTGAGCACCGCGGCCGGCACCGGCGTGTTCTGCAGCGGCTCAAACTCGTGTGCATGTCCGACGGACTCCACGGGCAACGCGGTGTCCGGCTGCAGCTGTAAGACGACCAGCGGCGTCTATCAGTGCACCGGCAAGCTGTATACCCACGACTGGACGCAGCCGGGCCCCAACGACACGGTCGACAATACGAGCCAGCCCCGGGTCAGCGCCGTTGTCGGGTGGACCAACAACCAGTGGACCTCGACCAGTCAGACCCCGACGGTGAAGAACGACTGGCGGCAAGCCTCTACCAATCCGATCGGCAACTGGACGGGCTGCATCACGGACCGCACCCAGCCGAACGATGCGACCGGCGTCCTGCCGGCGTCGTCCGACGTCACCACGCTGTTCCCGGCCAACGAGTACTATGAGAACAGCACATTCTATTGCAGCAGCAGCGCCTCGACGTCGCTCGAGCCCATCATTCCGCTGAGCTACAACTGGAGCGCGCTCAAGACGGCGGTCAACGCGATGCAGCCGACCGGCGGTACCAACCAGGCCGTCGGGCTCGCTTGGGCGTGGCAATCCCTGCTGGTGGGCGGTCCGCTGAACACGCCGTCGGAGGACACCAACACGACCTACAATCGGGTCATCATCCTCTTGTCCGACGGTCTGAATACCGAGGACCGCTGGCCCGAATACGGCGACGGCAGCTCGCAGGCCTCAGGCAATCCGATCGACGCAAGGCAGGCATTGATGTGCCAAAATCTGCAGAACGCGAAGGATTCCAACGGAGCGCCGTTGTACACGATCTACACGATCCAGGTGAACACGAGTTCGCCCGCCGATCCGACCTCGACCGTCCTGAAGAACTGCGCCAGCACGCCCGACAAATTCTTCATGCTGACCAGCTCGACCCAGATCCTGACGACGTTCAACACGATCGGAACCGCCCTGAGCAAGCTGCGGCTGGCGAAATAG
- the clpS gene encoding ATP-dependent Clp protease adapter ClpS translates to MSNDDNRNGTGSGPSTSVITKVKPKTKRPNLYRVLILNDDYTPMEFVVHVLERFFNKDAEAATKIMLHVHHHGIGECGVFTYEIAETKVTQVMDFARKHQHPLQCVMEKK, encoded by the coding sequence ATGAGCAATGATGACAACCGCAACGGGACGGGCAGCGGCCCGTCGACCTCGGTCATCACCAAGGTCAAGCCGAAGACCAAGCGCCCGAACCTGTACCGCGTCCTGATCCTGAACGACGACTACACGCCGATGGAGTTCGTCGTTCACGTGCTGGAACGATTCTTCAACAAGGACGCCGAGGCGGCGACCAAGATTATGCTGCACGTTCACCACCACGGGATCGGCGAGTGCGGCGTTTTTACCTACGAGATCGCCGAGACCAAAGTGACGCAAGTCATGGACTTCGCGCGCAAGCATCAGCATCCACTGCAATGCGTGATGGAAAAGAAATAG